The DNA segment CGCAGGCCAGCGCGATCAGAAAGGACGCGTTGAGCTGGCTGCCGTTGATGTTCGCCGGAATCCCGATGCGCCATGTCAGTGCGCCCGCCGCCAGCGCAATCACGACGGCGATCAGCCCGCCGTTTTTAACGGCTTTCAGCAGGGGCCGCGCGACCAGCAGGGCGACGACCGCCACCACGATGCCGATGCTCAGAACATAGCCGCCGCCCGCCGGGCCGACATTGAACACGTCCAGCAGGGTGGGAAGCTGGGCCGCCTGCTGCAATTCCTGGCTCTTGGCCTCGAAGCCGGGAGCCTTGAAGGGCAGGGGATATGTTTTGCCCAGAAAGGGAAATGAGTCACTGCCGATCATGAAGATGAACACCGCCGAGGCCACGTAATTGAGCATGATGGTGTTGATGACCTCGCTGGAGCCGAATCTGGCTTTCAGCAGACCCGGAATCGCGCCCCACAGCGCCCCGCCCGCCGCCGCCGCCAGCACCGACAGGGGCAGCAGCGCCCAGCCCAGGCTGGGGGGACCGTACACGCCCATCAGCATCGCGCCGATGGCCCCCATGGTCAGTTGCCCCGGCGCACCGATGTTGAACAGCCCGGTGCGGAAGGCGAAGGCCACGCTCAGGCCAGTGAAGATCAGGGGGGTGGCCAGCTTGAGGCTCGACAGCAGCGGCGACAGGCGGGTAACCGGTGCGAACAGCGTGGAATACACGAAATACACCACGTCGCTCTTGGCCAGCCAGCCCTGCCACAGCGTCAATTCGCGGCCCGAGGGATTGACGATGGGCTGGACCACCAGCACCACCACCGCGCCCACCAGCACCGCCAGCGTGATGGCCGAGACCGGCACCAGCAGTCCACGCATGCGGTTGAAACGGTCCAGCACCCAGGGCCGCGCGCTCAGGCCCGCGCCCGCCGCGATCAGCCCGGCCAGCATGGGCAGAAACAGGCCCAGGTTCATGCCGCCGCCGTCGTAGAAGTTGCGGAGTTGCCGCTTGGCCCCGGCGCGCAGAGTGCTGTCGGCGGCCACCCGCTCGATCTGGGCGGCCAACCCGCTGTCCAGCACCAGCACCGCCGCCACCGCCAGCACGGTGACCAGCAGGCCGGTGATCCAGAACCAGCCCGCGCGGCGCACAGCCCCGATCAGGGTGGCGAGGGTCAGGGCCAGCGTGGCCCAGCCCAGGATCAGGGCGCTGCCGGGCGCGGCCTGCGGGGCCTGCTGGTTGCTGGCGAGATTCAGGACGCTGCCGCTCAGGTGCAGCAGCACGGCGTCGGCGCTGAAGCCCCGGCCCAGCGCGGCCAGTGGAAACAGCAGCATACCGGCGGCGGCCACCGCGCAGGCGATCAGCGCGACGCGAGCCGCGTCCCCGGATGGACGAGAGTGGGTGTTGTGGGTCACGCGGCCCATTGTACGGGGCAAAAACAGGGTTGTGGGCAGTCCCGCGCGGGGCTGGCGGCGTGCGTGCCCCGTGCCTGCCCGCGCCGCGAAAACCCGGGGCGCGGCGGACCGTCCCCGTTTTGCTATTCTCGCTGACGCTATGGAACGAACTTTTGCAATGATCAAACCCGACGGCGTGCGCCGTGGCCTGACCCCCGAAATCCTCGCCCGCATCGCCCGCAAGGGCTACCGCGTGGTGGGCCTCAAGCAGATGACCATCTCGCGCCAGACCGCCGAGAACCATTACGGCGAACATAAGGAGCGTCCCTTCTTCGGTGAACTGGTGGACTTCATCACGGGCGGCCCCGTGGTGGCCATCGCGCTGGAGGGCAACGAGGCCATCGCGGGCTGGCGGGCCATGATGGGGGCCACCAACCCGGCCAACGCCGCCCCCGGCACCATCCGCGCCGACTTCGCCACCACCACTGGCGAGAACGTGACCCACGGCAGCGACAGCAGTGAAAGTGCTGCGCGCGAACTGGGCCTGTTCTTCGCGGACGGCGAACTGCTGAGCTGAGCAGGCCGCAATAACAGGAGCCGCCGGGAAGACAGCATTCCGGCGGCTCCTGCTATTGAGATGATCCAGATTAGCTGCCGGGAGAGCGGGTTCATCAGGCGAGCAGGGGGCATTTCGAGCAGCAGGCCACATTAAGATTCCAGGGAAAGGCAGGCGAAAGCAGTTGGTGGCGATGAGGCGACAGATGGCCCCCTTGTCCCCTCTTAGCACCGCTGTCTATGCATTTTCCGGCATTTCCGGCGGACCATATCCGGGGGCTGTGGAGAGAACGGGAAGGGCGGGGAGAGCCGGGGCCAGGGCCGCAGGCCGCTCTGAAACCTTCCTGTCATGCTTCACGCTTTAAACTCCTGTGAAGTCATGGTCAGCCGCGAAAGCACACTTCAACAACGTCTTCTTAAAAGCCAGCAATACGTGGTGTACGCCGCCAGCCTGACCTATGTCGTGTTCGTGCTGCTGGGGGCGCTGGTCAATCCACCCGCTTCTTTCCCAGAAGCTTTCCAGACGCCGAAGTACGGTTTTGCGCTATTGACGGGCCTCACCTGTCTGGCGGTCTACCTGTGGCCGCTATGGATCCGCACGGTGTATCTGGTGGCCTACGTGGGCTGCCTGCTGTCGCTGACGCTGGAGATTCCGCGCCTGCTGTCGGCTGATCTGAGCGTCATGCAACTGTTCTTGTGGCAGAGCGCCAACGTGATGATCTCCTTTCTGCTGCTGGGATCGCGCTGGGGCCTGGGGGCCAACGTGCTGACCCTGCTGACCATCCTGGTCTCGCTGATGCTGCGGGGTCCGTTCACGGGGGCGCAACTGGCCGACTGGCTGACGGTCTGCCTGACCCTGGCGATCACCGCCTACGTCTCGTACCTGATCATGACCTTTATCGAGGGCAACCTGCTGACCCACGAGGAAGATCAGGGCAAGCTGCGCGCCGCCCGGCAGGACGCCCTGACCACGGTCTACGGGCGCGGCGCAATCGAGGAAGAACTGGAGCGGGCGATGGGCTACTCCCAGAAGAACAACACGCCCATGAGCGTGATCGTGACCGATATCGACCACTTCAAGAGCGTCAACGATCAGTACGGCCACGCCACAGGCGACGATGTGCTGCGAGCAGTGGCCAAGCGGCTGCGGCGCGCGGTGGGCGGCGGCGGCGGCATGGTGGGCCGCTGGGGCGGCGAGGAATTCATCGTGCTGCTGCCCGGTCTGGCCAAGCCCGACGCGCTGGTGGTCGCCGAGCGGCTGCGCCGGGAAATCTGCGATCAGCCGCTGGCAGACCTGAACATCACCGCCAGTTTCGGAGTGGCCTCCTACCGGGGCGTCAAGGACACCACCGACCAACTGTTCGGACGCGCCGATCAGGCCATGTACGACGCCAAGAACGCGGGCCGCAACGCGGTGCGCTGAAACCAGACCAGACCAGTTCAGCCCGGCCCGGCCTCCAGCAGTTCCACCTGCCGCCCGTCCGGGTCCAGCACGAAGGCCATGTCGCGCCCGCCGGGGCTGGGGGTCAGGTCCCGGCTGACCGTCACGCCCGCCGCCCGGAGCTGCGGCAACAGGGCGCGCAGGCCCGTAACATGCAGCGCAATGTGTTCGGCCCAGTGCGCGTGCGGGTGCGGCGACTCGCCCAGAATCTGGAAGAACTGGAGGCGGCCTCCCTGCTGCCCGCCCAGGCGAACCACACCGCGCAGATAACCTTCCGGGGTGGTCAGGTTCTTCTCGGTCACGCCGCCCAGACGCACATAAAAGGCCAGCACAGCGTCCAGATCGGCAGTGAGAAACGAGACGTGTTTGAGCATACCTACAGCCTAGAGCAGTCATATGGATTCCGTCTGTTTCGTGTAGAAATCGGGACAGCGTAGGTCTCTACACTCCACGCCCGGAATTCATTTTTCTCCTTCTCGCTCTGCTCGGATTTCCAGGCGTTTTCAACACCTTTCAATCGGAGTCCGTATCAGGGTTCGAGGATAGAGGATCAAGTCTAGCCACCCAGCCCACGCGAGAAGTTGAAATGAAAAACCCGCCCTCTCGGACGGTGATAGGAAAAATATAGCGTGCAATGCAGATACTGTCAAGTTCATGCGTTGAAAGCCAGAAAAGCTCTCCTGGACGCACTTTTTATCAAGCGGATATCTGGCGGAGTTGCATAAATCCGGGTGGCCCCCTCTGAACAATGGCCGCCCGGACCAGGGAATGTGCAGACGTCATGGAAACAGGCGGACGGTGCCGTCACCCTCTATGCCTGTAGCCGTGAACTGCGCCGTCGTGGCGATGATCCGGCGTTCGGCATCCTGGGTCAAGGCGATCAATGAGCCGGACCCGACGGGCACGTTGCCCCCCTGCGCGGTGTTCCCCAGCACAGTATTCGCTGGCGCGGCCCCGAAGGTCAGGTCCTGCGTCAGGTCTGCGCCAAAACGTGAAACGAACGTGGTGTCGCCCGCATAGCCGCCGAGAACGACGCGGCCATCCGACTGGGGCAGCAGGGCAGTCACGACGGTCTGGAACAGTTGCGCGTTTTCCGGCATCCTGAACTGGAACCTCACGCCTTCCCCAGCCTCTCCCGCCGGGCTGAAGCGCTGGAGCAGGGCGCTGGTGAAAAAGCGCCCGGTGCCGCCGCCCAGCAAAATCGCACCGCCCTTTTCCACAGCCACGGCATGGAAGGTGCTGCGCTCTCCCAGACCGCCCAGCGCAATTCCGTCACCCGAGAAGGACGGGTCCAGCTCGCCCGTCCCCAGATAACGCGCCACCACGGAGCTGTAATTGTTGGCGTCGTACTGGGCCTCACCGGCCACCACGATCCTGCCGTCTGGTTGCAGGGCCACGCCGTACAGCTTGTCGGTGGAGGCGTCACCGCCCGCCAGCAGCGCGTTGAGTGGGGTGGTCACGACACCGCTCCTGCCAAAGGTAAGGTCCGGCCTGCCATCGCTGCCCAGGCGCACCAGCGCAAAATCGTCGTCCGAGAGCGTGACGCCAGGCGCGGGCGAGAAGGGCCGCGAAGCGTACCCCGCCAGCACGATCTGGCCGTCCGGGGCGACGGTCACGGCGGTGGCTGCCGAGCGCACCGGATCGCTGTCGTACTGGCTGGCCGCCACCCCCAGCCGCAGCCGGACCACCCCGCCCAAGCCGAAGCTGGGGTCCAGTGTCAGATCGGGGCGGTAGCGCAGGGCCACCATCTGGCCGTCCGCGTAGCCCACGGCGATGAGCGCACCGTCCGGCTGGAGGGCCAGGGCGCTGGCCGCGCCGTTCAGGGTTGCTGCGCCGTTTGGGGTGGCCGCGCCGCGTGCCAGCACCACACCGGAGGGCGACAGCCGGGTCAGGCCAAAACGCCCCCCCAGCACCACCAGCGTGCCGCCGTTCTCGGTCACGGTGGCCACACCGCCCACGCTGGAGCGGCCCGCCTCCCCGAAGCCGGGATCGCGGGTGCCCGGCTGACCGGTCACCGCCGTTCCGCACTGCAGCCGGGCGTCGGCCCAGTCGGCGTGGTCGTGGGCCAGCCCGTCGCCGCCGTCCGTGACGCTCAGGCGCAGGGTCTGCACGCCGCGCAGGTCCACCACCGCCTGCCGGGCCGGGTCACCGCCGCGTAGGGGGCCGCTGTCATACAGCTTCTGACCGTCACCATAGACCTCAAAACCCACGCTGCCCCGCCCCCCTACCTCCTCGTCCAGACCGAGTTGCGCGCTGAAAGCCGTGCAGGTGCGCCCCAGATCGTAATCCAGGGTCGAGGGCGCGTGAACACCCATGCCCCGGTCAAAGGTGCGGCCAGCAATGGTCAGTGCCCCGCCGTCGCGCAGGCCCTGCTCACCGTTGCTGCGGTCAAACTCCACTGGACCCCAGCCACTCTGCGCCGAGACATACGCCAGATCGCTCAGCCAGACGTCCTTGCCGGGCAGGGCCACCTCGCAGCTCAGGGCGGCGTCTCCCCAGTCGGCGTGATCGTATTCGATCCCGTCGCCGCCGTCGCCCGTCATCAGCCGCAGTTCCCGGATGCCCGCCACGCTCAGGTTCACGGGCAGGGCCGGGTCCCCGCCGCGCCGGACGCCACTGTTAAACAGCATCCTGCCGTCACCAAAGGCCCTGAACTGCACGCTGCCCCGCGCGCCGACCTCGTCATCCACACCCACATGGGCCGTGAAAGTGTTGCACTGCCCACCCAGCGCGTAATGAATCTCGGACGCCGCGTGGACCCCCAGACCTTTGGCGAAGGTGCTGCCCCCCACGCTGAGGGCGCTGCCGTCATCGGCGTTCTGCTCGCCGTTGCTGTGGTCCAGCTCCACGGGTCCCCAGGTATTTGTGGCCGAGGTCCACTGCACCCCGGACAGGAAGTTCTGGCCGTCCGCTGGCCCCTGCGGCTTCAGGCTGGACGCCGCCGTGGGCGAGAACCACGGATAGCTGCGCCCTGCCGCGTAGGGATCGTCCACCGCCAGCTCCAGCCGATCTGTCCAGGGATACTGCTTACCCCCAGCGTAGGGGTTGTCGGCGGACGTGGTGTCTTCCGGGGGAGCGGGATCAGGCAATGGGGGCAGGGGCGGCTGCTTGCCCGAACAGGACGCCAGCAGCAGGGTGCCACAGACAAAAAACAATGGGGCGAGGGATGTCTTCATGAAAGCCTCCAGCCAGAGCAGGGAACAGGTCAACGAAAGGAAAGCGTCCTGCAGATGGGTCTGAGAGTGTTCCCGTAGAAAAGCGTTCCCATAAGAGTGTCTAGAAAAAAGGGTACATCCAGGGCAATGGACTGAATACAGACTTAAGGAGGATGAGGTAGGGGCGCAAAGGCGGCCCGCATTCCACCGCCCCAGCCCAACCGGATGGTAGAAGAACGGTCCCGGCTTCCATGCACCTCATCAGGGGGATGCCACCCCGCCGATTGGGCGTTTGCGGCTCTTACAGCACCCCTGATCAGACCACAGGGTCCTGACCGTGGGCTTTCCTCTGGGCAGTCAATAACAGAACATGAAAGGCCACGTCGCGCAGGGCACAGTTCAGGAGCGGTCAGACGGACGGGACCACTCTAGATTCTGCGTCCCGCAAAAGACCAGATCGCAGTGAACCTGATCACGCCTGTAAGCCATCAATAGCAGCAGAAACCCGTCTGGGCATGTTCCCAGACGGTGTGATGTTGTGGTTTCAAATCAGGCGGATATATGCCGAAGCGACTAACGGAACAGGCGGTAGGTTCCCTGGCCCTGCTCACCATCTGTGGTTCTGCTGGCCGTGGTGGCGACGATCTTATTGTCAGCGGTGTTGATCAGCGAGACGACTAAGCCGCTACTAATGGACACACTGCCACCCGGAGAGCCGCCGAATGTGGTGTCTCGCGTCAGGGCCGGAGTGAAGCGGGCGACATAGGTTCCACTGGAAGAAGAGCCGCCCACGATCATGCTGCCGTCCGTCTGGATGGCCAGACTGGTCACGCTGTTCTGATCAGCCAGTGGATTTTCGGTCACTCTGAACTGGAACTCGGCACTTGGCCCACGCGTCCCGTCTGCTTTGAAACGCTGGATCAGGGCCTGAGTGAAAAACCGTTCTATGCCGCCGCCAGCCACAATCTCACCGCCAGGCAGCAGGGCGACGGTGCGGAAGGTCGAATATGCCCCTCTGGGTGCAAGCAGACCCTGCATGCCAAAACCCGTGTCGGTCTGACCGCTAGAAAGGTAACGGCCCAACACGGCGTATTGCGAAGACGCCACATCACACTGGCCAACCACGACGATCTTGCCATCTGCCTGAAGGGCCAGGGCATACAGGCTCTCGTCCGCTCCCCCCTCTGCTGGAGTGAGCAGACAGTCGCGGTTCAGGGCGGTGAAGGTAAGGCCCTGTGCGCCGAAGCCAGCGTCTGCTAGGCCGTCGCCCTGCAAGCGAACGAGGGTCAGATCATAGCTGGTGGGGCGCAGGGTGGCCGTCTCATAACCCGGCTGGTAACGCTGGGCATAGCCAGCCAGCACAATCTTGCCATCTAGCTGGATCACCACGTCATTTGCGGCCGAACCGGTCCTGCCTCCGAAATCTCCAGTCTGGCTGAGGGTGAGCCTGACCACGCCGCCCGTGCCGAAGCTGGGGTCCAGCGTCAGGTTGCTCAGGTAACGCACGGCCACCATTTCACCGTCCATCTGGCCTGCCACGACAAGTTTGCCGTCGGGCTGACGGGCGATGGCATTGGCCTCGCCGCCCGTCATGGCCGCGCTCTGGGCCAGCACCGCGCCAGAAGCGGACAGCCGCGTAACCTTGAAATTCGCGTCCAGTACGGCCACCCCACCGCCGTCCTCGGCCACCACGTCCACACCGCCCACATCCACACGTCCGCCACTGCCGAAGCCAGGATCGAGGGTGCCGGGCGACTGGGCCTGCGCAGGCTTCACACAATTCAATTTCGCGTCGGCCCAGTCGGCGTGATCGAAGTTCATGGTGTCGCCCGCGTCGGTCAGGGCCAGCCGCAGCGCCCCGACGTTCTTCACGTCCACCGAAATCTGCCGGGCCGCGTCGCTGCCGCGCACCACGCCGCTGTCGAAGAGTTTTTTGTCGTCGCCGTAGACCTGAAAGACCACGCTGCCCCGGTCCCCCACCTCGTCGTCGATACCGATGCTGGCGGTGAAGGTGGTGCAGGCCCCGCCCAGGTCATAGTTCAGCCCGGCGGCAAGGGTGGACGAGGCATGGACGCCCAGCCCCTTGGTGAAAACCTGCCCGCCGATGGTCAGCGGTTTGCCGTCGAACTGGGCCTGCTCGCCGTTGCTGCGGTCAAACTCCACCGGACCCCAGCCGTTGGTGGCCGAGACATACGGCAGCTCAGACAGCACGACGTTGCCCGTGGGCTGCGCGGCCACGCAATTCAGCGCCGCCTCGCCCCAGTCGGCGTGATCGTAGAAGTTGTTGTCGCCGCCATCACTGACCACCAGTCGCAGTTCTTTCACTCCGGCCACGCTCACGTCCACCGGCAGGCTCAGGTCCCCGCCTCGCCGAACGCCGCTGTCGAACAGCATCTTGCCGTCACCGAAGACCCTGAACTGCGCGCTGCCCAGCTTGCCCACCTCTTCATCGATGCCCACGAAGGCGGTGAAGGTGTTGCACTGCCCGCCCAGCGCGTATTTGATCTCGGACGCGGCGTGGACACCCAGGCCCTTGGCGAAGGTGCGCCCGCCGACCTTTAATCCAGCGCCGTCCCCGATGTCCTGCTCGCCGTTGCTGCGGTCCCGCTCAATGGTTCCCCAGCCGCTGGTGGCCGAGGTCCAGTCCAGGTCTGAGAGGAAGTTCTGGCCACCGCTGAGCGCCTGCGCCTGCGCGCCGGATGCGGCGACGGGCGAGGACCAGTCGTAATTGCGCCCGTTCGCGTAGGCATCGGCACCGGGAGCGTCCAGGCGGTCTGTCCAGGGATACTGCTTGCCCCCGGCGTAGGGGCTGCCAGCGGGCAGGTTGCCTTCAGGCGCGGGAGCGGGAATGGGCGTGGGCGTCTGGGAGCAGGCGGCCAGCAGCAGGGCGGTGCAACCGAGGGCAAGGGGAATGAACTTTCCAGTCATAGGTCTCCAGATTAGTTGGGCAATACGCAGATTTTGGGCCAGAGAGGTAGGCGGGATGGCGCAGTATGACAGTTTTCTTACATGTGGAATGCTTAAGACCCAAGTGAGTTCATGAGACTTGGCTGCCTTCCTGTCCTGGCCTGACCGCTCGTTCGGGGTCATCCCGCCCCGGCAGCAGTGGAAGAGTGCAGCCTATGGAATACCGTGAACTCAAAGGAACAGACCTGACCGTCAGCGCCGTGGGCTTTGGCGTATGGACAGTGGGCACGACGTGGTGGGGCGTCAAGGATGAACAGATGGGCAAGCGCCTGCTGCGCGAGGCGTATGACCTGGGCGTGACCTACTTCGACAATGCCGACACCTACGCCTCTGGCCGCGCCGAGGAAATGCAGCGCGAGGCGCTGGGCGACGTGCGCGAAAAAATTGTCATCGGCACCAAGTTCGGCTACGACATTTACAACAACCCGGACCGTCCGGGGCAGCAGGAGCGCCCGCACGACTGGACGCCCGCCTACCTCCGCAAGGCGCTGGAAGGCAGCCTCAAGCGATTGGGCACCGATTACATCGACTTTTATCAGCTTCACAATCCGCGCGTGGACGCCATTGCGCTGGACGACCTGTGGGCCGAACTGGACAAACTGAAATCCGAGGGCCTGATCCGCGCCTACGGCACCGCGCTGGGGCCTGCCCTGAACGAGCGGCAGATCGAGGAAGGCATCGCCACCGTGCGGGACCGCCACGCCCCCACCCAGATCATCTACAACCTGCTGGAGCAGATGCTGGGCGAACAGATTCTGCCGGTGGCCGAGGCAGAGGGCGTGAGCATCGTGGCCCGCGTGCCGCACGCTTCCGGGCTGCTGGAAGGCTTCATGACCAAGGACACCGAATTTGAGCCGGGCGATCACCGCAACTGGCGCATGACCACCAACGCGAAGAAAAAGGCGTGGATGGAAGACGGCCTGAAGAAGGTGGAGGACTTGCAGCAGTTCGTCAATGGGCGCACCATCGGCCAGCTTGCCATTCAGTTCGCGCTGCACTCCCCGATGATGGCGAGCATCCTGCCCAACATCTACGATAACAAGGGGCTGAAGGAATACGTCGCCGCCTTCGGTGCCAGACCGCTGGGGCAGGACGAATACGACGCCATTCAGACCCTCTACCGCGCCAACTTTGGTTTAGAACATGACTTGCGCGGACAGGCGGTGGCCCAGTGAACGACAAACCAGCGAGCGAGGATAATCAGACGCCCCAGACTCCAGCCACGCCCCCCGCCGGACGCCCCGCAGGTGGGGGCCGCCCCAAGATGATGGTGGACATGGACCCCAGCGGGCAGGTCACCGGACGCGAGTCGGACCGCAGCAACCGCCAGTTCATGAACTACGCCTTCTTCAAACTCGATCCGGCCTTTCGCCGCCTGCCGCAGGCCGAGCGCGACGAGCTGAAGGCCGAGTTCCTGGCTGCCGCCGAGGGCTGGGTGGCCGACGCCCCGGCCAGAAAGGGGCTGATCCTGCGCCCGTACTCGCTGGTGGGCGTGCGCGGCGACGTGGATTTCATGCTGTGGCGCATCGCCTTCGACGTGCGCGAATTCACGGAGGCGCAGGCCCGGCTGAACCGCACACGATTGATGGGCTACCTGACGCAGCCGTACAACTTCGTATCCATGAACAAGCGCAGCCAGTATGTCAACCGCGTGGACGGCAGTGGGCACGGGCTGGAAGTGCTGCCAGGGCAGGGGCAATTCCTGTTTATCTACCCCTTCGTGAAAACGCGGGCGTGGTACGACCTGACGCCCCACAGCCGCCAGGGCATGATGGACGAGCATATTCACGCCTCGGTGCCGTTCAAGGGCGTGCGGATCAACACCTCTTACAGCTACGGCATCGACGATCAGGAATTTGTGGTCAGCTTCGACAGCGATTACCCGCAGGAATTCGTCGACCTCGTTCACCGCCTGCGCTACACCGAGGCCAGCATATACACCTTGCAGGACACGCCGATGTTTACGTGTGTGAAAAAGGAACTGGCAGGGGTGCTGGACGATCTGGGGTAATTGGACCACCAATAAAGCAGGATCTGTCAGGTAATGGGATCAAGTCACCCATCTTCGCTTTCACTGCAAATACAGGCAGAGTGATTTTGTGTTCTGGCTGAGAGGGGAGAACGTTGACTCCTCTCCCCTCCCAGCCTCCCACGCAAGGCGAGAGGGGCTGGGAACGCCATTTTCATCGGCACTACTCCTTCCTCGCCGCCTACCCGTCCACAAAAATATCCAGCGGCAGGAAGGCGCTGACCGTGTAATTCGGCGCGTCCACCACCTGACTGATCTTCAGATCGACGCAGGCGCTGGACAGCACGTAGGCCTGTTCCAGGCTGAGGCCGCGCGCGGTCAATCGCCGCAGCAGGGCGCGCAGGGCAAGACGTGCGGCGGTCATCAGGTCTGGATCGTGCCCGGTGGTGGCGTGCCAGCGCGAACTGGTGCCTCCGTGCGTGGGCGTGAGGAATTCAGGCGTGGTCAGGCCCGCACCTTTTTCCAGCCCGACACGCAGTGTAATCTGGCCCGCCATCTCGATGCCTGTGCCCGACAATTCGCCGTCGCCCTGCGCCGCGTGTAAATCGCCCACCGAGAGCAGCGCGCCAGGAACTTCAACCGGCAAGAACAGCGTGCTGCCCGCCACCAGTTGCCGGATGTCCATATTGCCGCCCACCTGCCGGGGCGGCGCGGTGGGGTGGGGGCCGTCCGCAGCGGGCGCGACCCCGATCACACCCGGAAAAGGCGCGAGCGGAAGGCGAATGCCGGGCAGAAAATCCGTGTGGGTGCCTGCCCGCAGATCCCAGAAATGCGTGTAGGGTTGCAAGCCTTCCCCGGCCAGCACGGCGTCCAGCAGGCCAATGCCGTCCGGGCGGCAGGCGGTCCAGCCCCAGGCGGCAGGCCGGACTTCCAGAATGTCGATCTTCAGGGCGTCGCCGGGCTGGGCACCTTCTACAAACACCGGGCCAGTCAGCGGATGTCCGCGCGGCGCATCACGGGCAGGACGGGCATCGGCGCGGATCAGGGCGTCCAGCGCGGCAGGGACTGTCAATTCCCCGGCCACCACCCGCCGCGCCACCCCACCGTCCGAGGCGTCCAGCGTGTCGAAGGTGAGGGTGTCGCCGGGCCGCACCCGTAGCGCAGGCGGCAGCGCACGGTCCCAGACGGTGTGAATGAACTGGGCGCTCAGGTGATGGTCAGTCATGCGGCACAGCCTACCGACTATTCTGGAAAACAATGCTCAATCCACACGCCGCCCTCCCCTTTTCCGCCGCCGTTCACCCGGACGCCCGCCCCGCCGCCCGCCTGACCTGGGACTCGCGCGAGGCTGGCCCCGACGTGGCCTTTGTCGCCCTACCCGGTGAGACGATGCACGGCAACCGCTTCGTGGACTCGGCGCTGGCAGCGGGCGCACCCTTCGTCCTTACTGATCTGGACGTGCCACGCGCCGTACGGGTGCCGGATGCCTGGGCAGCGTTAAAGGCCTGGGCGC comes from the Deinococcus sp. AJ005 genome and includes:
- a CDS encoding NPCBM/NEW2 domain-containing protein — translated: MTGKFIPLALGCTALLLAACSQTPTPIPAPAPEGNLPAGSPYAGGKQYPWTDRLDAPGADAYANGRNYDWSSPVAASGAQAQALSGGQNFLSDLDWTSATSGWGTIERDRSNGEQDIGDGAGLKVGGRTFAKGLGVHAASEIKYALGGQCNTFTAFVGIDEEVGKLGSAQFRVFGDGKMLFDSGVRRGGDLSLPVDVSVAGVKELRLVVSDGGDNNFYDHADWGEAALNCVAAQPTGNVVLSELPYVSATNGWGPVEFDRSNGEQAQFDGKPLTIGGQVFTKGLGVHASSTLAAGLNYDLGGACTTFTASIGIDDEVGDRGSVVFQVYGDDKKLFDSGVVRGSDAARQISVDVKNVGALRLALTDAGDTMNFDHADWADAKLNCVKPAQAQSPGTLDPGFGSGGRVDVGGVDVVAEDGGGVAVLDANFKVTRLSASGAVLAQSAAMTGGEANAIARQPDGKLVVAGQMDGEMVAVRYLSNLTLDPSFGTGGVVRLTLSQTGDFGGRTGSAANDVVIQLDGKIVLAGYAQRYQPGYETATLRPTSYDLTLVRLQGDGLADAGFGAQGLTFTALNRDCLLTPAEGGADESLYALALQADGKIVVVGQCDVASSQYAVLGRYLSSGQTDTGFGMQGLLAPRGAYSTFRTVALLPGGEIVAGGGIERFFTQALIQRFKADGTRGPSAEFQFRVTENPLADQNSVTSLAIQTDGSMIVGGSSSSGTYVARFTPALTRDTTFGGSPGGSVSISSGLVVSLINTADNKIVATTASRTTDGEQGQGTYRLFR
- a CDS encoding aldo/keto reductase, with translation MEYRELKGTDLTVSAVGFGVWTVGTTWWGVKDEQMGKRLLREAYDLGVTYFDNADTYASGRAEEMQREALGDVREKIVIGTKFGYDIYNNPDRPGQQERPHDWTPAYLRKALEGSLKRLGTDYIDFYQLHNPRVDAIALDDLWAELDKLKSEGLIRAYGTALGPALNERQIEEGIATVRDRHAPTQIIYNLLEQMLGEQILPVAEAEGVSIVARVPHASGLLEGFMTKDTEFEPGDHRNWRMTTNAKKKAWMEDGLKKVEDLQQFVNGRTIGQLAIQFALHSPMMASILPNIYDNKGLKEYVAAFGARPLGQDEYDAIQTLYRANFGLEHDLRGQAVAQ
- a CDS encoding chlorite dismutase family protein, which encodes MMVDMDPSGQVTGRESDRSNRQFMNYAFFKLDPAFRRLPQAERDELKAEFLAAAEGWVADAPARKGLILRPYSLVGVRGDVDFMLWRIAFDVREFTEAQARLNRTRLMGYLTQPYNFVSMNKRSQYVNRVDGSGHGLEVLPGQGQFLFIYPFVKTRAWYDLTPHSRQGMMDEHIHASVPFKGVRINTSYSYGIDDQEFVVSFDSDYPQEFVDLVHRLRYTEASIYTLQDTPMFTCVKKELAGVLDDLG
- a CDS encoding acetamidase/formamidase family protein, producing the protein MTDHHLSAQFIHTVWDRALPPALRVRPGDTLTFDTLDASDGGVARRVVAGELTVPAALDALIRADARPARDAPRGHPLTGPVFVEGAQPGDALKIDILEVRPAAWGWTACRPDGIGLLDAVLAGEGLQPYTHFWDLRAGTHTDFLPGIRLPLAPFPGVIGVAPAADGPHPTAPPRQVGGNMDIRQLVAGSTLFLPVEVPGALLSVGDLHAAQGDGELSGTGIEMAGQITLRVGLEKGAGLTTPEFLTPTHGGTSSRWHATTGHDPDLMTAARLALRALLRRLTARGLSLEQAYVLSSACVDLKISQVVDAPNYTVSAFLPLDIFVDG